cgacaacagtatagtggtaaCCTTGAAATctagatgccccgcccctagcaaattcgaatttgctctgcacggggatctggccccgacgagcagagcctgttgaatcgccatcggaccaatcatatcagtctatctgacagaggcggggtCTGGGCGGGCCTAACATGATGACGACAGTGCTGCGCCATAAGAGTCTAAAAGTAAAtaaccaagatggcagctgccgaaggaccacgcccattcaatttagcttggGAAGAAACGCTAGACCAATTACAcctatctttttccttgagaaaggaacagaagactgccctagaagcattcgcttccaggaaggacgtttttgccattttgctgACAGGATATGGCAAAAGCATAATCAGTTAGCCACACTGGTCGGCAAACCAGTGGGGCttactgcaatgaatacgtcacaatgttttttgctctgattggctatcgtgctatccaattgcgtgcggcggcatttaatatgtcttagtgccgccccttgggtaggaagggtgtaacgatgagggccagactcaaaatctttctagatttcaGTCTGGACTTCCAGGctagtatagtggtgcttagcaCAAAAATACGTATAtctgtacaatgcagcgacgttcacggttgcacagtcctcggccgccatttccagtttgaaaagtggtccatccccttccgctacgtagccaagatggcgaccattgagggcgagaagtgtccatagttccacactcaacttcttgaccgttttaaGTGCACCATCCGgatactcatagtgcactgcatttttccatacttctcagtgtgcacttatgcactcaaaatattaagggtaagtacagaagtacgcgatttaaGACACAGCATAAATGtagcaataatccactttataAGTCATAATACATTAAGACACGGTTCACTTTATGAGTACTGAGATGTAACCCTTAGTATTACCGTTATCCTCTTTGCGAAGCCTCTCTTTTACAGTAATATTTCATGGCTAGCTAATCTCTGATTTAGCATTACCATAAGTAACAAGATGTTGCCCTCctatagagtgccccaggaacgAGTCCTAAAACCATGAGTTAGCATATTACCACTGTTTCCTCGTCTCATAGTTGTgcgtttttggttagatgcctaaaataaggtctgtggttaacacaagctaatGCGACTTTCACGATTCTTTCTCGGACATAAAATGCGTCAGTAATTACCCCACCAGTGAATTATGAAGCTAATTTGTGTCATTAAAAGTTGCTGCGTGGCttaatgagactacagaacatcatcacgccGCGCCGCGCCAAACACAGCTTCACAGTCTTATCATGGTGGTAAAGTTCggtagcctaacgttagctttttacctctggcgattgcatttaggcttcaataatcctaaaagtggtgttcatttcttaagattatcttgctgagcaaaacatgtaagtatcataaatatTTGATTGCCTCAGAGCTTATTTTTGGCAATtatccagtggaaaaatcccataggctttttgacgaggaaACCAGTGCGATGCTAACTTCTGTGTTGGCCTACAGAgaaacatcatccctggagcactctattacCCTTACCCTAAACTTAACCACCTCTTTTTTGACCTAATACCTCATAGCTAAATTTAGCTAATTGCCAACTTGGCATTAGACAAAGTAACGAGATGTAGCCTTCCTGTTGCTGTTAACCACCTCTCTTTAACGTAATTTTTCATAGCTAACTAATCACTAACTAAGCAATTCTGTTAGGATTTCCACTTCGGAGCCAAGGAGCGAAGGTGGCTTATCGTGGACTGAAGTGTAGGTATGGCGGGCAATTCATGTAGCTAGAGGGCGGGTCACaaagctgctccagctgcagttatACCTACTCGGGGGCGGTGTGTTTTTTGTGAGCAAAAAATTGATGTGCAATATGTGAATTTAAGTTTATTACTATCAACCAAATATTTACTGCCATGTTTTTGCATATACGACGTGAACTTGGCAACTCCTGTACCAACTTTCTGAGATACTCAGAATCACGTGAATTTTTCCaattattttaacatcacatgaATGCACCGTTATTGACCTTCCCCAttgtcactttgttttttcGAGAACTTTTAGGGTATCCAAAAGTTATAAGAAGTCAGTGGCTTATCTTCCTATAGGAAACACAGGCAGCAGCCGCCTCGGGTGCCATCCTACCGGGACATAATGGTGGAGTGGAGAATATGGGTAGAGCACTTGAgtaagacaaaatgaaaaggcagagttatttgtttgtgttgatttcttGTTAGCTCGTCTTTTTGTTGATAAACACAAtagatataaaataataataataatttaatttttttgactTTATGTCAGTAGTTGACGGCCGTTTATGGCATAACAGCCACAGACAGCACAGACCGGAAGCTGCCTGTCAGATGGGCCAAACTAATACTTGAAATATTGAGGGGGGATACGAGACACCCCTCTGATTTGGACTAATCCTCGTCTTTGCtgaaatctgattggctcagcCATTTTCCTCATTAACCGTTTCCACCTgtctgaagtttttttttttttctcttggtAAACGCAATTAACTAAAATGGCGGCGGGGGAGAAGACACAAGCTGATAAAGAATTGTATGGTGGAGAAGCAGCTACAAGCTAAAAAGCCACACATTTTAATATAACCTAAATGCGCCATATTGACAGTTCTTTTCTGTGGTGGAAGGGTCAGGCTTGCTGTGACGACAGTTATCCAAACTCCTGAGGACTGTTGGACTGCTCTGAGGCTGGCTGGTGATGGGAGGTAGGACAGtctccatttgttttggggttCTGAGAAGATACAGGCCTGTACACCTTGGAGGTGGGTTGTTATGTCTCctgatatttatttaattgattttggttttattttaatgataagcggcatgtttttgtttcttaaacacaaagacacactttGTATTTGCTCTATTTCTATTGAACTGCATTGTAGCTTTGGGGTTATATTTTGAAAATCATGGTGTATCCAAGTGCGCATATATGTGTTAGCATTTGCAACTGTTTCAGCACTGTATTAAGTGAATGCATAGATTTTGGTTCAGTATTTTGCAGTATGCTTAGTGTTGCAGCTCAACCAGGCTTGCCTGGCCTGGTCTTGTTTTGATTCAGTAGTGACATGCTTGTACAAACTGAGGAGACAGGTGTCAGCAAGACATCTTGAAGTGTCTTTAAGTTTTTCAGCATTATCAGATTCTCTCTATATCACATTGCCACACAGAAATATCgagatactatgctgtatcgatccCCCTGCCCCACCCCTAATTCCCAGTCTGCATCTGGTAAAGAGTGAACTCTGAATCTAGTATTTTAGGCTGGCATGGATGAAAAGTCCTTAagtgtccagtgtgtaggatttaggggcatctgttggcagaagtgttatataatattcataagtgttttcattagtttttaatAACCTGAGAATAAGAATTGATGTGGTGGGGTTttttacctcagaatgagctgtttatgtctacatagAGAGCGGGTTCTCTTCCTGTGTTACTCTACAGTAGCACAGAGTGGATGAACCAAACACTGGCCCTAACTTGTGTTTTAGCCTTTCTGCGTCAGGCACTGTAGCTCTCCAACAGCAGGTATGTCCAGACTTTTTTGAGTGGGGACCAGATTAGATAATGTGGAAATACCTGGGTTAGGGGTGAGCCATATCATTTCATTCACGATAGTACtagtataatttttaatatcatatgaaaaattcatgaTACTCGTGATATTTCAACTCGTTGAcattagggctgtagtcaaccaaagaaaatcttggtcgactaaagtcgcacataatcttcaactaatcgattagtcgtgggaaaaaaacccatctgcatgttatttttacttctgcggtggtgcgtctgtgtcactctgcagttacacctccaaaacactagtcggcggtggaggactgtgttaagtgctgtaaagtttagttcaaatcaaactttatttatatagtcgattcaaaacacacattaaatatggcttaatagagacaatttcaaacacagttacgcaaactggcttcactataaatcgcagaactgactacatcatgctaacgttattagcacaagtctattgcaatttacattgtataaataagCCTAGcctctagcgatcttttcctcttctcatataaaaccagggacaacagcagcatctaaCAAAGGCaacggtacataatttggctccattacaactcacaacattcaccaacaaaacaactgtcttatactaaatactttttccaagcaaatacaacatgctaacgttatttgtgccagcctatggcattttacatggtatatattagcctagcgatgagcggagatttcctctgttcatatgaagccaggataaatcccgaagtataaatccctaaaggataaatcacacagacGACTTAAAATGCCCAGAGGCTTtgctgtcttcacaatttattgtttcttatctgtgaaatacaagtaaatacaagctccgtttccactgagggaaatggtgtcagtatacagaaactgacaggaggtctgcgtcaccacgatgctgagcgtgagggtgggcaagttcaactttctgtcaacaacggggCTGTtatgaaaacacccccattttcacaggtaacttagcctgtccctcCCGCCGCAGGAAaaaatggattaatcctggaaagctgttgatgtagcacttttctccttatgaaagtaacacagcaattattcgaccaatgagaatttggtcgggcgagagcatagcgaccaaataatcgactagtcgaccaagagactacagccctagttgACATaattgatgtcatactgttacccacggcaacaacaagcatggctgaaagcaaaattattgcAGACTCCGCAGTGGTtctaaaaagaggagcagcttcagtagtgtggaataaactgtggcgtcctgaatgttttatgaacagccccggacttcttcTGACTTAGccaaccgctcagagggaactcattcagcggctcctctggcagcagcacagcgtctctccctctcttctctcgcTGTGTGCACACGGGAGTccgtgtcgtcaagtgattttgtcacaaACCTTTGGTAAtataaacctatgtgacgcttGTGGCTCAActaaaaactccatatatgtgaatgtgtgatagttatggtatcataacagcctgtcacaggttacagcgtgatgattagaggagaaatggcagagcataaaggtccaggtggaaaaaacccaactcaatcatttaggattttactaaaagaaggaaatcaccatcccaggggacattttttgtatttgggagctgtttaaatgtgtatttttttatggtagattttattttgttgaattattaatattgtatacagaacctgagtctcactctgagttactattgttgttcacaaactaaagaaatgagagatcatttctgtttagtttttactgagtATTTGAagtaaactgtaaaactatattacttattttgttgcaatattattattttttactaatttgtcatattgtcaacaATATTGTTATCTCAAAACtgccctgaaatattgtgatattattttagggccaccCCTAACCTGGGGGCCAGCTGCTTTTCACATGATATGGTTATTAAAAAAACGTCACGTAAAAATGACACAAACGCAACTgatttgtctttaaaatgataaagtaTTCAACTTTCAACTGCTCCTGAAAGCCGTGGCTCTCACTGTCGAGTTAAGGCTTCTTTGCTATGGCCATGTCTGCCTCATAGCAGTTAATGTGTTTTCGTAAGTGTTGGCTCGTTTACCATTTGTTTATGACAACACATCAGTTCTGCCTGCGTAGTTCCAacttggtgcatgtctacaaactatGACAGTTCTGCCATTGTGAGGTGAAtggaaaaatgcaaagtgatctgGCTTGATTAACAAATACTGTGGGGCAGGCCATATCTTTGAATATAGGCTATTTTGAGAGACAAGCTGTGACCTGAGGAAAAACCCACCAGATAATGCGTCATTCGGTGTATTTTGGCCAGTGAATAGGCAGGGAGCTCTGAGAGCTGGTGGCTCGGGGGCAGCCttaacactgttcatctgcacacactccccactccacggtgacacagacctggttaaaaatctgcaaagtatccCCTTAAGGGCTTCTCAAAGTCACAAGAAGTCCTTTGTCAGCagctgtttccaaggtcaagagtGAACTCTGAATCCCATATTTCAGACCAACATGGTCAACAAGTCCCCTTCCAAAATACAAGAAATTTGAACATCTGCAATTCTATGACAAGTAAGAAagctccatctgctgatgaagatcataTGATATGATCGAAGGCTCTAGTACAGCTTaacagctactaaatggaccttgtgGGGAGTTTATTTTGTCGAAACACGCAAGgctgtataaaaatatattttttaattacaaagCTCAAGTTAGTCATTACTTTCAAAAATAGATAGGCTACATAGACGGCATCACAATGTTCGTTTACAATAACCTTTAGGTAGAAAACCCCCTGCGTCACATCAACACTGCCTCAATttgttagtttttagccacctaataAAAGGCCCACCAGAACAAATCAGTtgaagtgtatgctatattcagaatattttcaccacccTACCTTGCTGTCAGCCCTTtccaatggggaactgaagccattatctcaaagccaccagtctccattgacaaaaacaaacagtaatttaacttcACAGAACACAAGAGTTGATGGGCTACTGCTGCCTTTATTGGTTTGTGTGCAAGGTAAAGCAAagaaaatagatagatagatttggtttatcaaagactaacaaagaaacacagtagataaaataagcacagcagaaacatctGTTAGGTTGGACCACAGTGTTTTACTATACATTGTTGAATGTAACGGTTACATCTGAAATgacaatagaaataaataagtttGCTGTTTTCACATAACTACGCAATTGAAATCAATTACCATTTTTCTCCCTGAAAGTGATAATTGTTGTTGGCACATCATCCTGGTGTCTCGGGGTGTAACATTTATGTAGAAAGCACATGTTGTTTTAGATTCATTACTGTTTAATGATGAACAAACATGACTGAATCATTTTTGATTGAGCAATTGTGAAGTCTTTACTGTAACAGATATGAAAAGTAGTCCTCAGGTTTCATTTTTACTTCCCTGAAGGTGTTGTGGTGAAAACTGTCCCCTGTGCAGGAAACAGAATATCGTAAAATGCAATCAGATAATGACGCACCAGAAAAGCTGCATGTAATATCCAGGCAAATGTTCAATTCATTTGCACCAATCATTTCTTTTTAACTCCTCTCTTACACAAGAAAAGGGGAACATCGTACtcctctgactgactgacacagTTGTCATCCTCACTGGCTCAGTGCACAACGTTCAGCTTCTCTGTCAGCAAGTTTGCAGCATGGAACAACTCAACTCCTCTGTGGTCACTTCTAATATCTCCTCTCCTGGACATCCACCTCTTGCCTCCTGGGACTCCAGAGGTCTGGTCCCTGCGGTggtgctgtctgtctgcttccTGCTGGGAGTTCCTGGAAACATCGCTGTGATCATCCTCAGACCAAACTGGGAGAACATGTCCAGTCTGAGCCAGATTCTGATGCTGAATTTGGCCATATCAGACCTGCTCTGCCTGATCACTCTGCCTCTGTGGATTTACACTCTAGTGTATGGCTGGAAACTTGGCCTGGTGGCCTGTAAGCTCCTGACCTATCTTGTGTTGTGCAGCATTTATAGTAGCATGCTGACTGTGACTGTGCTAAGTGTCCAGCGCTACCTCCAGGTGGTGCGCCTACAGAAGTTCTTAGATCAGCGAGGAAGGAGGAGGCTGCTGGTTCTGCTCTGGCTGGTTGCAATGATCCTGTCTATCTCTCGTTTAGTGGTTCGGCAGCTGACCACAAGTCAGCACTGGACAAACTGCAATTATGGCTTCTCTTCTGAGGCCCAGCAGGTGGCCGTGCAGCTGACAGAGACCCTGATAGGATTTATTTCAATTTCTGTTGTGGCATTTTCATACATTGGCCTTTACAGAACAGTGGACCAGGCAGCTTTCTTCAACAACCCACAGACGACCCGGCTGGTCACAAGtatcactgtgaccttttttgtcttttggatGCCATATCATATCATAAATGTGCTCGGTGTGGCAAGTGTTTTACTCAAAATTGAGAGCCTGATGAAGTTTTTTGTGGACAGCAGGGGCATTGCTGCAGCACTGACATTTGTGAATAGCTGCCTGAATCCACTCCTTTATGCGTTTGCTTCTAGAAAAATGTGCACAGTGTGCCAACAAAGGGAACATTAATGCTgttttgtgctccactgtctctcagattaactcatatcgcagcggtgcctaaACAGTGTGACGtctgtggttgtgctgctgccgtggtcctgccagatgcctcctgctgctgctgccatcattagtcattagtcatacttctactgttattatacacatatgactattgtcagatattaatacatactttcaacatattgtaccacagtagccagaactataactataatattattactttcaataatattgttgtaagctactgtcattacctgcatctctctctctctctctctctctctctctctctctctctctctctctctctctctctcattgtgtcatacggattactgttattttattatgctgatctgttctgtacgacatctattgcacgtctgtccgtcctggaagagggatccctcctcagttgctcttcctgaggtttctaccgttttttttccccgttaaaggggtttttttggagagtttttccttatccgctgcgagggtcataaggacagagggatgtcgtatgctgtaaagccctgtgaggcaaattgtgatttgtgatattgggctttataaataaaattgattgatgattgattgattgtttctAAAACAGAAGCTCGCCTTTCCTGGAAGTCTGATCATTTGATGTAGTGTGACTGATGAAAAGTCAAAGAAAGACACCTGAAGGAGCTGAGGATGAGACTTTTCAGAAAACTTTGAACAGTTGTAGAAGTGAAGGTTCAGGTGAAAGAGGACAAAGTGAAGGAAAGAAGATGCTGTGGGGAAAATTGATATCCTACATTACGTGTGAAAGCATGTGTGCACATATATACAGGCTATGTTGTTTTATTACCGACATAAACAAACATCATGAGTAAGGTCGAATGTGAAACAAATCATCATTGTGTGAAAAATGCTTTAACTTTGACGTCATGTTTAACAAATACTGTTATTGAATGGAATTGACTGTATTTGAATATGTGGCGTCTTCATTGTTAGGTGTAAAAAAAGTAGTGCTCTGGTTTTAAAGATTGTTTGATACGCATCAACGTTTCAGAtgtgtccctttgtatttcctgttggggGGAATTTGCAGTGTATGTTAATGACATCAGCTAACAGGAAGTTAACATGGACGCAAGCTGTTCCCGAGCAATTCAGTTTCAGTGAAATGGTCCCCAGCCTACATTATATATTTTTGGCTGGACCACCTCAAAgcagtttttgttgttgctgctgcgtAAAGAGTTTGTTATTCTACCTGCAAAGTTTGATGCAAATATGCTGTTTGTAATATGGTGNNNNNNNNNNNNNNNNNNNNNNNNNNNNNNNNNNNNNNNNNNNNNNNNNNNNNNNNNNNNNNNNNNNNNNNNNNNNNNNNNNNNNNNNNNNNNNNNNNNNNNNNNNNNNNNNNNNNNNNNNNNNNNNNNNNNNNNNNNNNNNNNNNNNNNNNNNNNNNNNNNNNNNNNNNNNNNNNNNNNNNNNNNNNNNNNNNNNNNNNNNNNNNNNNNNNNNNNNNNNNNNNNNNNNNNNNNNNNNNNNNNNNNNNNNNNNNNNNNNNNNNNNNNNNNNNNNNNNNNNNNNNNNNNNNNNNNNNNNNNNNNNNNNNNNNNNNNNNNNNNNNNNNNNNNNNNNNNNNNNNNNNNNNNNNNNNNNNNNNNNNNNNNNNNNNNNNNNNNNNNNNNNNNNNNNNNNNNNNNNNNNNNNNNNNNNNNNNNNNNNNNNNNNNNNNNNNNNNNNNNNNNNNNNNNNNNNNNNNNNNNNNNNNNNNNNNNNNNNNNNNNNNNNNNNNNNNNNNNNNcatccacaacttttcacagtggaaacggaaaaaatgcGTACTgatctgaactgaactgaactgaactgaactgctcggtggaaacagggctctATACTTGTTACTTCTGTTGTGATGAAAGCTGTTCCCTGTGCAGGAAACAGAATGTGGGAACATGCGTAAGATACTAAACGAGAGATGGACAGGATCATTGCAACCAGCCAGAGCAGAACCAGCAGCCTCCTCCTTCCTCGCTGATCTAAGAACTTCTGTAGGCGCACCACCTGGAGGTAGCGCTGAATGCTCAGCACAGTCACAGTCAGCATGCTACTATAAATGCTGCAGTATGTGAGATACATCAGGAGCTTACAGGCCACCAGGCCACCtaccttttgttttttacttccTCCTATTTGAATGCATCGTGG
The sequence above is drawn from the Epinephelus moara isolate mb chromosome 12, YSFRI_EMoa_1.0, whole genome shotgun sequence genome and encodes:
- the LOC126399212 gene encoding leukotriene B4 receptor 1-like; translated protein: MGVHNVQLLCQQVCSMEQLNSSVVTSNISSPGHPPLASWDSRGLVPAVVLSVCFLLGVPGNIAVIILRPNWENMSSLSQILMLNLAISDLLCLITLPLWIYTLVYGWKLGLVACKLLTYLVLCSIYSSMLTVTVLSVQRYLQVVRLQKFLDQRGRRRLLVLLWLVAMILSISRLVVRQLTTSQHWTNCNYGFSSEAQQVAVQLTETLIGFISISVVAFSYIGLYRTVDQAAFFNNPQTTRLVTSITVTFFVFWMPYHIINVLGVASVLLKIESLMKFFVDSRGIAAALTFVNSCLNPLLYAFASRKMCTVCQQREH